Proteins encoded within one genomic window of Helicobacter sp. 'house sparrow 1':
- a CDS encoding protoporphyrinogen/coproporphyrinogen oxidase — MENKIVVLGAGIAGISAGYHINPKFKVKIYEKNQDWGGMCGGFNLTSPLGVFWFDNAVHLSFAEDPYVQEVFHGSSQPIRHTPKPMNYYKGYWIKHPAQNNLYPLPLEEKILALKDMIHNNNPKNKINNFEQWLRAQYGDYFTENFPMCYTEKYWTTEAKNLSTSWVGKRLYTPNLEEILYGAMSSQTPNTYYAQEMRYPQEGQYRSFFRSLREKVDICFNKEVVLIDTDAKKILFKDGTQDDYTHLVSTLPLKEIVKIIKNVPKEIINISSELHATSVALISFGFNKIDIPKELWFYVYDKDKLFARVYSPSFKSPNNAPSGCSSLQAEIYFSSFKTISTLTGCKKYNIREYLIQHTKEKFIEMGICNAHDIICEDFRIIPYANVIFTHNMEVFRKEILDFLKNKNIISCGRFGEWDYLWSDQSFLSGYNAVQIFN; from the coding sequence ATGGAAAATAAGATTGTTGTTTTAGGCGCTGGTATAGCTGGAATTTCTGCAGGATATCATATAAATCCAAAGTTCAAAGTTAAAATTTATGAAAAAAATCAGGATTGGGGTGGAATGTGTGGAGGATTTAATCTAACTAGTCCGCTTGGTGTTTTTTGGTTTGATAATGCTGTGCACCTTTCATTTGCAGAAGATCCATATGTTCAAGAGGTTTTTCATGGTTCAAGCCAACCAATTAGACATACACCAAAACCAATGAACTACTACAAAGGATATTGGATTAAACATCCTGCTCAAAACAATCTTTATCCCCTCCCATTGGAAGAAAAAATTCTTGCTCTAAAAGATATGATACACAACAATAACCCCAAAAATAAAATAAATAATTTTGAGCAATGGCTAAGAGCACAATATGGAGACTATTTTACTGAAAATTTTCCGATGTGTTATACAGAAAAATATTGGACAACAGAAGCCAAAAATCTCAGCACATCCTGGGTTGGCAAGAGATTATATACACCAAACTTAGAAGAAATACTTTATGGAGCCATGAGTTCTCAAACTCCAAATACCTACTATGCACAAGAAATGAGGTATCCACAAGAAGGCCAATATAGATCCTTTTTTCGATCTCTGAGAGAAAAGGTGGATATTTGCTTTAACAAGGAAGTAGTTTTAATTGATACAGATGCAAAGAAAATTCTATTCAAAGATGGAACACAAGATGACTACACCCATTTAGTATCCACACTCCCTCTCAAAGAAATTGTAAAAATTATAAAGAATGTTCCAAAAGAGATTATAAACATATCTTCAGAACTTCATGCTACTTCTGTGGCTCTTATATCATTTGGTTTTAACAAAATTGATATTCCAAAAGAGCTGTGGTTTTATGTTTATGATAAGGATAAACTTTTTGCAAGAGTTTATAGTCCATCTTTCAAATCTCCCAATAATGCTCCAAGTGGTTGCTCAAGCCTACAAGCAGAAATTTATTTTTCATCTTTTAAAACAATCTCTACCCTTACAGGATGTAAAAAATACAATATAAGAGAATATCTTATTCAACATACTAAAGAAAAATTTATAGAGATGGGTATTTGCAATGCTCATGATATCATTTGTGAGGATTTTAGAATAATTCCATATGCCAATGTAATTTTTACGCACAATATGGAGGTTTTTCGCAAAGAAATACTAGATTTTTTAAAAAATAAAAATATAATTTCCTGTGGAAGATTTGGAGAATGGGACTATCTATGGAGCGATCAAAGTTTTCTTAGCGGATATAATGCTGTGCAAATTTTTAACTAG
- the rfbF gene encoding glucose-1-phosphate cytidylyltransferase, whose protein sequence is MKVLILAGGLGTRLSEETTLKPKPMVEIGGKPILWHIMKIYSHYGLNDFIILTGYKSHIIKEYFLNYYTRYSDITIDMSNNNIHMHKMRIEPWKVTMLYTGQDTMTGSRIYHAKDFVNNETFMLTYGDGLCDIDINELLEFHKKHKRAATMTSILPNGKFGVLDINNSTNQINSFVEKPKGDCANGSGYINGGFFICEPKVFDYIYKAQQKKLSMKEDPLSVVFEQDPLRDLAKDGELYAYKHHGFWKCMDTLKDKNDLQYLWQHNCAPWKKWQ, encoded by the coding sequence ATGAAAGTCTTAATTCTTGCTGGTGGACTTGGAACAAGGTTGTCTGAAGAAACTACTCTAAAGCCAAAACCTATGGTAGAAATAGGAGGAAAACCTATTTTATGGCATATTATGAAAATTTATAGCCATTATGGTCTAAATGATTTTATTATATTAACAGGATATAAAAGTCATATAATCAAAGAATATTTTTTGAACTACTATACACGATATTCTGATATCACAATTGATATGTCTAATAATAATATCCATATGCATAAGATGAGGATTGAGCCTTGGAAGGTTACAATGTTATATACAGGGCAAGATACAATGACAGGTAGTAGAATCTACCATGCAAAAGACTTTGTAAACAATGAAACTTTTATGCTTACATATGGTGATGGACTTTGCGATATTGATATTAATGAGCTATTGGAATTTCACAAAAAACATAAGAGAGCAGCAACAATGACTTCAATTTTGCCAAATGGCAAGTTTGGTGTCTTAGATATCAATAATTCAACTAATCAAATCAATAGTTTTGTAGAAAAACCTAAAGGAGATTGTGCCAATGGCTCTGGTTATATCAATGGGGGATTTTTTATATGCGAGCCTAAAGTTTTTGATTATATCTATAAAGCTCAGCAAAAGAAACTGTCAATGAAAGAAGATCCTTTGAGTGTTGTTTTTGAACAAGATCCTCTTAGAGATCTTGCCAAGGATGGGGAGCTCTATGCGTATAAGCATCATGGTTTTTGGAAATGCATGGATACTTTAAAAGACAAAAATGATCTTCAATATTTATGGCAACACAATTGTGCTCCATGGAAGAAATGGCAATAA
- a CDS encoding aldehyde dehydrogenase family protein: MQKEISSIILRQKEFFYSHKTLSKSARLQALDSILESIKYHEEQILQALYLDLNKSKEEGFMSEIAQVYKEIKSARKWVKRYTTPKSVKSPLSHLGGKSKIYYEPYGVVLIISPWNYPINLSLIPLVGAIASGNCVILKPSEYSQHSSNILEKIIARAFLKDFVCVLQGGKEVGEYLLQQKFDYIFFTGSESVGRIVMQEAAKNLTPITLELGGKNPCIVEDYKNVQIITRKIAWGKWLNSGQTCIAPDLLLIQQDLKECVVENLKQNIINLYTNDQKNHHQNQEINQSIINSKDYCKIISPRHFQRLLDLLQELKEIKEEGRIIFGGHIDQKALKISPTLVDFGLIEHLLETLGDQSIFQVRSKDNKNPKLKLLQLKLLQEEIFGPILPILTYKNLDECISFIQKFEKPLALYLFSDAKEKQDQVVQTISFGNGCINDCIAQVANNNLPFGGVGNSGIGSYHGIFSAETFCRKKGIFKGSSSFDIHLRYPPYSKKTFGLERIKIFRWLLG; the protein is encoded by the coding sequence ATGCAAAAGGAAATCTCTTCCATCATCCTGCGACAAAAAGAATTCTTTTATAGTCATAAAACACTCTCAAAATCTGCAAGATTACAAGCACTTGATTCAATACTAGAGAGTATTAAATATCACGAAGAACAGATTCTTCAAGCTCTTTATTTAGATCTTAATAAATCTAAAGAAGAAGGCTTTATGTCTGAAATAGCCCAAGTCTATAAGGAAATTAAAAGTGCAAGAAAATGGGTAAAAAGATACACAACCCCAAAATCCGTAAAATCTCCCTTAAGCCATCTAGGTGGCAAAAGTAAAATTTATTATGAACCCTATGGGGTAGTCTTGATTATTTCACCTTGGAACTACCCCATAAATCTTAGTCTTATACCTCTAGTTGGAGCAATTGCCTCTGGAAATTGTGTAATTTTAAAACCCTCTGAATATTCTCAACATTCCTCTAATATTTTAGAAAAAATTATTGCCAGAGCCTTTTTAAAAGATTTTGTATGTGTTTTACAAGGTGGAAAAGAAGTAGGAGAATATTTACTTCAACAAAAATTTGACTATATCTTTTTTACAGGTAGTGAATCAGTTGGAAGAATTGTAATGCAGGAGGCTGCAAAAAATCTCACCCCTATCACTCTAGAACTTGGAGGCAAGAATCCTTGTATTGTAGAAGATTATAAAAATGTGCAAATTATCACTAGAAAAATTGCATGGGGAAAATGGTTAAATTCAGGTCAAACATGCATTGCTCCAGACCTTCTTTTAATACAGCAAGATCTAAAGGAATGCGTGGTTGAAAACCTTAAGCAAAATATCATCAATCTATACACCAATGATCAAAAAAATCACCATCAGAATCAAGAAATAAATCAAAGTATTATTAATTCCAAAGACTATTGCAAGATTATTTCTCCTAGACATTTTCAACGCCTGCTAGATTTGCTTCAAGAGCTTAAAGAAATTAAAGAAGAGGGACGAATCATCTTTGGTGGGCATATAGATCAAAAAGCTCTAAAAATCTCCCCAACATTGGTTGATTTTGGTTTAATAGAACACTTATTAGAAACTTTGGGTGATCAAAGCATCTTTCAAGTTAGATCAAAAGATAATAAGAATCCTAAACTAAAACTATTACAACTAAAACTATTACAAGAAGAAATTTTTGGTCCTATTTTGCCAATACTCACTTATAAGAATCTGGATGAATGCATATCCTTTATACAAAAATTTGAAAAACCTCTTGCCCTCTATCTTTTTAGCGATGCAAAAGAAAAACAAGATCAAGTAGTACAAACCATTTCTTTTGGTAATGGATGCATTAATGATTGTATTGCACAAGTTGCTAACAACAACCTTCCATTTGGAGGTGTGGGTAACAGTGGAATTGGATCCTATCATGGCATCTTTAGCGCTGAAACTTTTTGTAGGAAAAAAGGAATCTTTAAAGGATCCTCTTCTTTTGATATCCACTTGAGATATCCTCCATATAGTAAAAAGACATTTGGATTAGAAAGAATAAAAATTTTTAGATGGCTACTTGGTTAA
- a CDS encoding lipid A deacylase LpxR family protein, giving the protein MYCFVDGSEKDGDVEVVPYKKHFFSIITQNDSYFSVYIDRYYTTGQGLLYSSKEGSYKFLDFLGLVKGVSSFSVAINQSIYAPKDRKAIFPEYKSHPYGGYTNVGFFWHHRSKDILENIGIRIGVTGRISFAQEVQDFVHGLIGSIILRGWDTQIHNEFILNGHYDWTYRYKIADFWNFSLDMLPNVEFALGNANIYAKGGVVFRIGRNLETTFLPQGIAGENGGLNTGRVFKDGVGYYLFFGVNGGYVARKLFIQGNSFSSYQRADLIHWVGSLVAGISIVSGRMSFTYQAVYTSKEFQKQDMAHGIGSLNFSWSF; this is encoded by the coding sequence GTGTATTGTTTTGTTGATGGTAGTGAAAAGGATGGAGATGTTGAAGTAGTGCCTTATAAAAAACACTTTTTTTCTATTATTACCCAAAATGATTCTTATTTTAGTGTGTATATCGATAGATACTATACAACAGGGCAAGGATTGCTTTATAGCTCCAAGGAAGGTTCTTATAAATTTTTAGATTTTTTAGGATTGGTAAAAGGGGTAAGTTCTTTTAGTGTTGCAATAAATCAGAGCATTTATGCGCCAAAAGATAGAAAAGCTATTTTTCCAGAATATAAGAGTCATCCCTATGGCGGATATACAAATGTGGGATTTTTTTGGCATCATCGCAGCAAGGATATTCTGGAAAATATTGGGATAAGAATAGGAGTTACAGGAAGAATATCTTTTGCGCAAGAAGTGCAAGATTTTGTTCATGGTCTAATTGGCAGCATCATATTGAGAGGTTGGGATACGCAAATTCATAATGAATTTATTTTAAATGGACATTATGACTGGACCTATCGTTATAAGATAGCAGATTTTTGGAATTTTTCTTTGGATATGCTACCAAATGTTGAATTTGCACTAGGAAATGCAAATATTTATGCCAAAGGGGGTGTTGTTTTTAGGATTGGCAGGAATCTTGAAACAACTTTTTTACCTCAAGGAATTGCTGGGGAAAATGGCGGATTAAATACAGGTAGAGTATTTAAAGATGGAGTAGGATATTATTTGTTTTTTGGAGTAAATGGAGGGTATGTAGCTAGAAAACTCTTTATTCAGGGAAATAGCTTTTCTTCCTATCAAAGAGCAGACTTGATTCATTGGGTGGGAAGCTTGGTTGCAGGTATATCCATAGTCTCTGGAAGAATGTCTTTTACCTATCAAGCTGTCTATACTTCAAAAGAGTTTCAAAAACAGGATATGGCACATGGCATAGGAAGTCTTAATTTTTCTTGGAGTTTTTAA
- a CDS encoding DNA-methyltransferase: MDKNIELKSMINKKLNINGLELTNKLQDSSISLAFFDPQYRGVLDKMRYGNEGERQKGRAELIQMNEEIIIDFITQIHRVLKPSAYLMLWIDKFHLCEGIKDWTKNTTLQIVDLITWDKQKMGMGYRTRRQSEYLLILQKKPIKAKGTWNLHHIRDVWSEKIPQEEIKLHPHSKPKALQKALIQSCTQEGDVVLDPAAGSFSVFECCMELGRNFIGTDLVKED, from the coding sequence ATGGATAAAAATATAGAATTAAAATCAATGATCAATAAAAAATTAAATATTAATGGTCTAGAACTAACAAATAAGCTACAAGACTCAAGCATTTCCCTAGCTTTCTTTGATCCTCAATATAGAGGTGTATTAGATAAGATGAGATATGGCAATGAGGGTGAGAGACAAAAAGGTAGAGCAGAGTTAATTCAAATGAATGAGGAGATAATTATTGATTTTATTACCCAAATTCATAGAGTCTTAAAACCAAGTGCTTATTTGATGCTTTGGATTGATAAATTTCACCTTTGTGAGGGAATTAAAGATTGGACTAAAAATACAACACTTCAAATTGTAGATTTAATCACTTGGGATAAACAAAAAATGGGAATGGGTTATCGCACAAGACGGCAGAGTGAATATTTACTCATCTTGCAAAAAAAACCCATCAAAGCCAAGGGCACTTGGAATCTTCATCATATTCGTGATGTATGGAGTGAGAAGATTCCTCAAGAAGAAATCAAACTCCACCCTCATAGCAAACCTAAAGCATTGCAAAAAGCACTGATACAATCTTGCACACAAGAAGGAGATGTTGTTCTTGATCCTGCAGCAGGTAGTTTTAGTGTGTTTGAATGCTGTATGGAATTGGGAAGAAATTTTATAGGGACAGATTTAGTGAAAGAGGATTAA
- a CDS encoding UDP-glucose dehydrogenase family protein, giving the protein MKSIKITVIGLGFVGLTTAVGFAKKGFKTFGYEIDQSKSSLLQKGQIPFFEEGLQEGLQDVIGKNFFITSSLEDALRDTDVVFYCIGTPMDKEGSADLSFLIKSLKETALLIKICKPKPTLIVKSTIPPSTSEEVFIPLLRTLNLKVNMGDSSDCFLATNPEFLREGFAYHDFLNPDRIVVGSSEELEIVRKIYKPFNAPIIFTNLNSAEFIKYLSNTTLAMQISFANEMSMIAEKIGNIDIQLSFQVLHQDKRFYGNPANITSYLYPGLGFGGYCLPKDTLALHKKSQEKGFDTKILKGIIETNERILTFYLEKISQEISKDAKIGVLGLSFKPGSDDVRDSKSKSLIDGLLERGFKNITAYDPIANNIFKQTYALPICYTETPQELIDKSDVCIIATGWKEFTQCNFINKKVYNLRFLKF; this is encoded by the coding sequence ATGAAGTCCATTAAAATAACGGTTATTGGATTAGGTTTTGTTGGACTTACTACAGCGGTTGGTTTTGCCAAGAAAGGTTTTAAAACTTTTGGCTATGAGATAGATCAGTCAAAATCTAGTCTACTACAAAAAGGTCAAATACCTTTCTTTGAAGAAGGCCTACAAGAAGGTTTACAAGATGTAATTGGAAAGAATTTTTTTATTACCAGTAGTCTTGAGGATGCTTTGCGTGATACCGATGTAGTTTTTTATTGCATTGGTACTCCTATGGATAAAGAGGGTTCAGCAGATCTTAGTTTTTTAATCAAATCCTTAAAAGAAACTGCCTTGCTAATAAAAATCTGCAAGCCAAAACCTACTCTTATAGTTAAATCGACCATACCTCCATCAACATCAGAAGAGGTTTTTATCCCCCTTCTAAGAACGCTTAATTTGAAAGTAAACATGGGAGATAGCTCTGATTGTTTTTTGGCTACCAATCCAGAGTTCTTGCGAGAGGGGTTTGCATATCATGATTTCTTAAATCCAGATCGTATAGTCGTTGGTTCTTCAGAAGAACTTGAGATTGTTAGAAAAATCTACAAGCCATTCAATGCACCAATTATTTTTACAAATCTCAACTCTGCAGAGTTTATCAAATACCTGAGTAATACCACCTTGGCAATGCAAATTAGTTTTGCCAATGAAATGAGCATGATTGCAGAGAAGATAGGAAATATAGATATACAACTTTCATTTCAAGTTCTACACCAAGATAAGAGATTCTATGGGAATCCTGCCAACATTACAAGTTATCTTTATCCAGGGCTGGGTTTTGGAGGATATTGCTTACCAAAAGATACTTTAGCCCTTCATAAAAAATCACAAGAAAAAGGTTTTGATACAAAGATTTTAAAAGGGATTATAGAAACCAATGAACGAATTTTGACTTTCTATCTTGAAAAGATTTCACAAGAAATTTCAAAAGATGCAAAAATTGGAGTTTTAGGATTGAGTTTTAAACCAGGAAGCGATGATGTTAGAGATAGCAAATCAAAATCTCTCATTGATGGACTGTTGGAAAGGGGGTTTAAGAACATAACCGCTTATGATCCTATTGCAAATAACATCTTTAAGCAAACATATGCATTACCAATTTGTTACACAGAAACCCCTCAAGAACTTATTGATAAAAGTGATGTTTGTATAATTGCTACAGGATGGAAAGAATTTACGCAGTGTAATTTTATAAATAAAAAAGTCTATAATCTTAGGTTTCTTAAATTCTAA
- a CDS encoding NAD-dependent epimerase/dehydratase family protein, which yields MNSIVNEDLNYIFESLNSKQRNKLQGSTILVTGCGGFLGFYLMHFFVQYAKTLNLKKIIGLDNFMFGKPKWLSLLADNSNNILEISEFNIIKDNIASIPNAIDADLIIHAASIASPSFYRAYPIETLDANVWGLRNLLEFYKDKPLKGFLFFSSSEIYGDPSPENIPTLEEYRGNVSCIGPRACYDESKRFGETICYLFHQKYQMPITIARPFNNYGPGMSVNDKRVVADFAQAVIQNADIKILSKGTPTRTFCYISDAIAGYLKVLLHDSFDYFNIGIDKPEISIAELSDIYMQQGRDIFGYTGKVIYDQSKEKDYLTHNPQRRCPNIQKAKKEIDYNPTILVHEGVGRYLNFLKEQ from the coding sequence ATGAATAGCATTGTTAATGAAGATTTAAATTATATTTTTGAAAGTTTAAATTCTAAACAGAGGAACAAACTTCAAGGTTCTACTATACTTGTTACGGGATGTGGTGGTTTTTTAGGTTTCTATCTCATGCACTTCTTTGTACAATATGCAAAGACTTTGAATCTCAAAAAGATTATAGGTCTTGATAACTTTATGTTTGGCAAACCAAAGTGGCTAAGTCTTCTTGCGGATAATTCTAATAATATTCTAGAAATTAGTGAATTTAATATCATTAAGGATAATATTGCAAGCATTCCAAATGCCATTGATGCAGATTTAATCATTCATGCAGCTAGTATTGCTTCTCCTAGTTTTTATAGAGCATATCCAATCGAAACATTGGATGCAAATGTCTGGGGATTAAGAAACCTATTAGAGTTCTACAAAGATAAACCATTAAAGGGTTTTTTATTTTTTTCAAGTTCCGAAATTTACGGGGATCCTTCACCAGAAAATATACCAACTTTAGAAGAGTATCGTGGCAATGTATCTTGTATTGGACCACGAGCATGCTATGATGAATCAAAAAGATTTGGAGAGACGATTTGCTATTTATTCCATCAAAAATATCAAATGCCAATTACAATAGCAAGACCTTTTAATAATTATGGTCCTGGTATGAGCGTTAATGATAAAAGAGTTGTTGCTGACTTTGCACAAGCAGTTATCCAAAATGCGGATATTAAAATACTAAGTAAAGGAACTCCTACCAGAACTTTCTGCTATATATCAGATGCAATCGCTGGTTACTTAAAGGTTTTATTACATGATAGTTTTGACTACTTTAACATTGGAATAGATAAGCCAGAAATTTCAATTGCAGAACTCTCAGATATATATATGCAACAAGGAAGAGATATTTTTGGCTATACAGGTAAGGTTATTTATGATCAGTCCAAAGAAAAAGATTATCTAACACATAATCCTCAAAGAAGATGCCCAAATATACAAAAAGCAAAAAAAGAAATAGATTACAACCCTACAATACTTGTACATGAGGGAGTTGGGAGATATCTTAATTTTTTAAAGGAACAATAA
- a CDS encoding NAD-dependent epimerase/dehydratase family protein gives MKLLVTGATGFVGTNLILGLHKKYKIVALVRQNSNIEMIKPYCTIHHYDENLENLIDFFRLQNFDGIIHLATNYQSIHSSQKLLEILQANITFGTYLLEACKYYPPKFFINTLTFSQFSNSQTYTPSSLYDATKQAFFDIICFYQEQISTGFCNLLLYNTYGPNDPRPKIFNLWQKYANSQEVLEMSEGIQEIDISHIDDVISGFDLLIQLVLKTNQPKNVIYTLQNQRYSLKDLANIYMQATNTKVNIKWGAKPYRICETFVPISEPYFPKLPGWNPKIKLQEGIKKIYGK, from the coding sequence ATGAAACTTCTTGTTACTGGTGCCACAGGATTTGTAGGGACAAACTTGATATTAGGATTGCATAAAAAATACAAGATTGTAGCCCTTGTTCGTCAGAATAGCAATATCGAGATGATTAAACCCTACTGCACTATCCATCATTACGATGAAAATCTTGAGAATCTTATAGATTTTTTTAGGTTGCAAAATTTTGATGGTATCATCCATTTAGCAACAAATTATCAAAGCATACATAGTTCGCAAAAACTTCTAGAAATTTTACAGGCCAATATCACTTTTGGTACATATCTTTTAGAGGCCTGTAAATACTACCCACCAAAATTCTTTATTAACACACTTACATTCTCTCAATTCTCAAACTCTCAAACATATACCCCATCAAGCCTATATGATGCGACTAAACAGGCTTTTTTTGACATAATTTGTTTCTATCAAGAACAGATATCAACAGGCTTTTGCAATCTTCTTTTATATAATACCTATGGCCCAAATGATCCAAGACCAAAAATTTTTAATTTATGGCAAAAATATGCCAACTCTCAAGAAGTTTTAGAAATGAGTGAAGGAATTCAAGAAATTGACATAAGCCATATTGATGATGTTATTAGCGGATTTGATTTGCTTATCCAACTTGTCCTTAAAACCAATCAACCAAAAAATGTTATTTACACTCTACAAAATCAACGCTATAGCCTAAAAGATCTGGCTAATATCTATATGCAAGCCACAAATACAAAAGTTAATATTAAGTGGGGAGCAAAACCCTATAGAATTTGTGAAACATTTGTTCCAATTTCAGAACCATATTTCCCAAAATTACCAGGCTGGAATCCAAAAATAAAATTACAAGAAGGAATTAAAAAAATCTATGGAAAATAA